A genomic segment from Actinoplanes sichuanensis encodes:
- a CDS encoding DUF3027 domain-containing protein: protein MTLGYLGSRCGSPGSVGNNGRVTSRTTSRAARLDQVCADAVGVARGAITEVDPTDIGEHLEAIAEGDRVVTHFFESHLDGYRGWRWAVTVTRVPRSRHVTVCETVLLPGPDALLAPGWVPWNERVQPGDLGVGDLMPTAPDDDRLTPGYVLSDDAAVEEVSWELGLGRSRVMSQEGRMETAQRWYDGDSGPEAPISSAAPRNARCGTCGFYLPLAGSLRTMFGVCGNLYAPDDGRAVSADHGCGAHSEALLSAAEQPVDELPTVYDDSEVEAVAVSRGHGSVESGDPAEDYGHS from the coding sequence CTGACGCTCGGCTATCTGGGGAGTCGTTGCGGGTCACCCGGTTCGGTAGGCAACAATGGGCGGGTGACCTCCAGGACCACCTCCCGCGCCGCCCGACTCGACCAGGTCTGTGCCGATGCCGTCGGGGTGGCCCGTGGTGCCATCACCGAAGTGGACCCCACCGACATCGGCGAGCACCTCGAAGCGATCGCCGAAGGCGACCGTGTGGTTACCCACTTCTTCGAGAGTCATCTCGACGGTTACCGCGGCTGGCGGTGGGCCGTCACGGTGACCCGGGTGCCGCGCAGCCGCCACGTGACGGTCTGCGAGACCGTGCTGCTGCCCGGTCCGGATGCTCTGCTCGCCCCCGGCTGGGTGCCGTGGAACGAGCGGGTGCAGCCGGGCGACCTCGGCGTCGGCGACCTGATGCCGACGGCGCCCGACGACGACCGGCTCACCCCCGGTTATGTGCTGAGCGACGACGCCGCGGTCGAGGAGGTGTCGTGGGAGCTGGGTCTCGGCCGGTCCCGGGTGATGTCCCAGGAGGGCCGGATGGAGACGGCCCAGCGGTGGTATGACGGCGACTCCGGCCCGGAGGCGCCGATCTCGTCCGCCGCCCCGCGCAACGCCCGCTGCGGCACCTGCGGCTTCTACCTGCCGCTGGCCGGTTCGTTGCGGACCATGTTCGGTGTCTGCGGCAACCTCTACGCGCCCGACGACGGCCGGGCGGTCAGCGCCGACCACGGTTGCGGCGCGCACTCGGAGGCGCTGCTGAGCGCGGCCGAGCAGCCGGTCGACGAGCTGCCCACGGTCTACGACGACAGCGAGGTCGAGGCGGTGGCGGTCAGCCGTGGTCACGGCTCGGTCGAGTCGGGTGACCCGGCCGAGGATTACGGCCACAGCTAG
- a CDS encoding futalosine hydrolase gives MSAYPLLVVTAVNAEADAVRADLDPAAVVVAAVGVGPAAAAAGTARLLAGRAYRAVVSAGIAGGFPGRAPVGSLVIATRSIAADLGAESPDGFLPIEELGFGTSVLDADPHLVEALRKALPDAVSGDILTLATVTGTAATADRLATRFPQAAAEAMEGYGVAAAAAGAGIPFAELRAVSNPIGPRDRAAWRLGDAFAALRTAAPALITVP, from the coding sequence GTGAGCGCGTACCCCCTGTTGGTCGTGACCGCGGTGAACGCTGAGGCCGATGCCGTCCGGGCCGACCTCGACCCCGCCGCAGTCGTGGTGGCGGCCGTCGGGGTCGGACCGGCCGCCGCCGCCGCGGGAACCGCAAGGCTGCTCGCCGGCCGCGCCTACCGTGCCGTGGTCAGCGCCGGGATCGCCGGCGGCTTCCCCGGTCGCGCACCCGTCGGCAGCCTGGTCATCGCCACCCGCAGCATCGCCGCCGACCTGGGCGCCGAGTCCCCCGACGGATTCCTGCCGATCGAGGAACTCGGCTTCGGCACCAGCGTCCTCGACGCCGACCCGCACCTGGTCGAGGCCCTACGGAAAGCCCTGCCCGACGCGGTGTCCGGCGACATCCTGACGCTGGCCACGGTCACCGGAACCGCGGCGACCGCCGACCGCCTCGCCACCCGTTTCCCGCAGGCCGCCGCCGAAGCGATGGAGGGTTACGGCGTAGCGGCCGCGGCGGCCGGAGCAGGCATCCCGTTCGCCGAACTCCGTGCCGTCTCCAACCCGATCGGCCCCCGAGACCGGGCCGCCTGGCGCCTGGGCGACGCTTTCGCCGCCCTGCGCACCGCCGCCCCGGCCTTGATCACGGTCCCCTGA
- a CDS encoding MFS transporter has translation MDDESAGGMSAGARARLIGAGYAAQGLGYAAVVTALPTFKDRQHIDDTFVSALLLLVVVAAAGGSILADQVAARWGSRYALASGLFLAGAGLAGTTVWTPNAVFAVILFAYGIGLGAVDASLSMQGVLVQARLGRSVMSRLFAAYTAAAIAAALIMSGSLESGAGAAVAVGVAAVYAVLVGLVGWRLFEPGRTRRSSVAHAESGRSVRPIVIVCGMLIFTAFLVDSAVSTWSSVYLQDSLAAAASVAPLGYAAYQAAVLVSRLVADHLVPRAGRTPIAIGSLLVCGIGCGLVVALPAIGAAVTGFAIAGIGVGVLVPLAFSAAGEAAMESSDEVIAKVNLFNYGGALLGAVLLGALSEPIGLQWAFLIPVVAVVATLPLARRVGHLTAREPAVG, from the coding sequence ATGGACGACGAGAGCGCGGGCGGCATGTCGGCCGGCGCGCGGGCCCGGCTGATCGGTGCCGGGTACGCCGCGCAGGGCCTGGGCTATGCCGCGGTGGTGACCGCGTTGCCGACGTTCAAGGACCGACAGCACATCGATGACACGTTCGTGTCCGCGCTCCTGCTCCTGGTGGTGGTCGCGGCGGCCGGCGGGTCGATCCTGGCCGACCAGGTGGCCGCCCGCTGGGGCAGCCGGTACGCCCTGGCGTCGGGCCTCTTCCTGGCCGGTGCGGGCCTGGCCGGAACCACCGTCTGGACACCGAACGCGGTCTTCGCCGTCATCCTCTTCGCCTACGGGATCGGCCTCGGCGCGGTCGACGCGTCACTCAGCATGCAGGGCGTCCTGGTCCAGGCCCGGCTGGGTCGCAGCGTGATGAGTCGACTGTTCGCCGCCTACACGGCCGCGGCCATCGCCGCCGCCCTGATCATGTCGGGTTCGCTGGAGTCGGGCGCCGGCGCGGCCGTGGCGGTCGGCGTGGCCGCGGTGTACGCGGTACTGGTCGGCCTGGTCGGCTGGCGGTTGTTCGAGCCGGGCCGGACACGACGATCCAGTGTCGCGCACGCGGAGAGCGGGCGGAGCGTACGCCCGATCGTGATCGTCTGTGGAATGTTGATCTTCACGGCGTTCCTGGTGGACTCGGCGGTCAGCACGTGGAGTTCGGTCTACCTGCAGGACTCGCTGGCGGCGGCCGCTTCGGTGGCCCCGCTGGGTTACGCCGCCTATCAGGCCGCGGTCCTGGTCAGCCGCCTGGTGGCCGATCATCTGGTGCCGCGGGCCGGGCGGACGCCGATCGCGATCGGCTCGCTGCTGGTGTGCGGGATCGGATGTGGCCTGGTGGTGGCCCTGCCCGCGATCGGCGCCGCGGTGACCGGTTTCGCGATCGCCGGCATCGGTGTCGGCGTGCTGGTGCCGCTGGCGTTCAGCGCGGCCGGCGAGGCGGCGATGGAGAGCAGCGACGAGGTCATCGCCAAGGTGAACCTGTTCAACTACGGCGGCGCACTGCTCGGCGCGGTGCTGCTGGGTGCCCTGTCCGAGCCGATCGGCCTGCAGTGGGCGTTCCTGATCCCGGTGGTCGCCGTGGTGGCGACGCTCCCGCTGGCCCGTCGCGTGGGCCACCTGACCGCCCGCGAGCCGGCCGTCGGCTGA
- a CDS encoding TetR/AcrR family transcriptional regulator, with amino-acid sequence MPKLVDHDLRRAELLAAAWRVVRARGVEGTTTRAIADEAGCSLSVLAHFLGGKDDILVAAQKAIYDRIVERAFEIGGDLFGLDGLRAALEAVLPLDSERAADAHVNVAFAGAALSHPRLAESRRDSHRAIRVHLINCLREARELGELRAGVDDEAVIDDFIILVEGSTLLSLVDGWAEEGRADRLSRLANQFVDQLRA; translated from the coding sequence GTGCCGAAGCTGGTGGACCACGATCTGCGACGGGCGGAGCTGCTGGCCGCCGCCTGGCGTGTGGTTCGGGCGCGGGGTGTCGAGGGCACCACGACCCGGGCGATAGCCGACGAGGCGGGCTGTTCGCTGAGTGTGTTGGCGCATTTCCTGGGCGGCAAGGACGACATCCTGGTGGCCGCGCAGAAGGCGATCTATGACCGGATCGTGGAGCGGGCCTTCGAGATAGGCGGTGACCTGTTCGGGCTGGACGGTCTGCGTGCGGCCTTGGAGGCGGTGCTGCCGCTGGATTCGGAGCGGGCCGCGGACGCGCACGTGAATGTGGCGTTCGCCGGGGCGGCACTGTCGCATCCGAGGCTGGCCGAGTCGCGGCGTGATTCACATCGGGCGATCCGGGTGCATCTGATCAACTGCCTGCGTGAGGCGCGGGAGCTGGGCGAGTTGCGGGCCGGGGTGGATGACGAGGCGGTGATCGACGACTTCATCATCCTGGTCGAGGGCAGTACTCTGCTCAGCCTGGTGGACGGTTGGGCCGAGGAGGGACGCGCCGACCGGCTGTCCCGCCTCGCCAACCAGTTCGTGGATCAGCTCCGCGCCTGA
- a CDS encoding GH1 family beta-glucosidase, producing MYPQFPPGFRFGMSTSAYQIEGAADAGGKGPSIWDTFTAQGGTVRNGQDGRVAIDHYHRYEEDVALIAAAGVQDYRFSFSWPRVLAGDLDFYDRLVDSLLAAGVRPVPTLYHWDLPQEFEDAGGWMNRDTAHRLADYASTLVLRLGDRVRDWITMNEMNVHTLYGYALGDHAPARGLGLGALPAGHHQLLAHGLAVQVLRTHGARSVGIANQHFPVTPATDSPEDVASATLFSDLTNWTFSDPILLGDYPSELIRAGVGVPDGQLDRDLELIKARLDFYGVNYYEPTMIEAPRAGKDYSGVLEVDIPEGMPFSPVPVKSDERTDFGWAIVPSGLTEILVTLKERYPTLPPVIITENGASFHDAAPGPDGRVHDERRIAYLDAHLSAVVSAISAGVRVDGYYAWSALDNFEWAAGYDERFGLIYVDFSDLSRTPKDSYYWYRDLIAAQARS from the coding sequence TTGTACCCCCAGTTCCCACCCGGATTCCGGTTCGGCATGTCCACCTCGGCCTACCAGATCGAGGGCGCGGCCGACGCGGGCGGCAAGGGCCCGAGCATCTGGGACACCTTCACCGCACAGGGCGGGACCGTTCGGAACGGCCAGGACGGCCGGGTGGCGATCGACCACTATCACCGGTACGAGGAGGACGTCGCGCTGATCGCGGCGGCCGGCGTGCAGGACTACCGGTTCTCCTTCTCCTGGCCCCGGGTGCTCGCCGGTGACCTCGACTTCTACGACCGGCTCGTGGACTCGCTGCTCGCCGCCGGGGTGCGGCCGGTGCCGACGCTCTACCACTGGGACCTGCCGCAGGAGTTCGAGGACGCCGGCGGCTGGATGAACCGGGACACCGCGCACCGACTCGCCGACTACGCCAGCACCCTCGTGCTGCGGCTCGGCGACCGGGTCCGGGACTGGATCACCATGAACGAGATGAACGTGCACACCCTTTACGGGTACGCGCTCGGCGATCACGCTCCGGCCCGCGGACTCGGACTCGGGGCGCTTCCCGCCGGACATCACCAGCTGCTCGCCCATGGGTTGGCGGTGCAGGTTCTCCGTACCCATGGAGCTCGCAGTGTGGGGATCGCCAACCAGCACTTCCCGGTGACGCCGGCCACCGACTCGCCGGAGGACGTCGCGTCCGCGACGCTCTTCTCCGACCTCACCAACTGGACCTTCTCCGACCCGATCCTGCTCGGCGACTACCCGAGTGAGCTGATCCGGGCCGGGGTCGGTGTGCCCGACGGGCAGCTCGACCGGGACCTCGAACTGATCAAGGCGCGGCTCGACTTCTACGGCGTCAACTACTACGAGCCGACGATGATCGAGGCGCCGCGAGCCGGGAAGGACTACAGCGGGGTACTGGAAGTGGACATTCCGGAGGGGATGCCGTTCTCGCCGGTGCCGGTCAAGAGCGACGAACGCACTGATTTCGGGTGGGCGATCGTGCCTTCCGGGCTAACTGAGATCCTGGTCACGCTCAAGGAGCGGTACCCGACGTTGCCGCCGGTGATCATCACCGAGAACGGGGCGTCGTTCCACGACGCCGCACCCGGGCCGGACGGCCGGGTCCACGACGAGCGGCGCATCGCTTACCTCGACGCTCACCTCTCCGCGGTGGTCTCCGCCATTTCCGCGGGGGTACGGGTGGACGGCTACTACGCCTGGTCGGCTCTCGACAACTTCGAGTGGGCAGCCGGGTACGACGAGCGATTCGGGCTCATCTACGTCGACTTCTCGGACTTGTCGCGCACGCCGAAGGATTCCTACTACTGGTACCGCGATCTGATCGCCGCTCAGGCGCGGAGCTGA
- a CDS encoding MFS transporter has protein sequence MTLVETPVRRSWMVAYALAMIGVAAGWFGPIQILLPEQAAHLAGDGGKEALLALVTAWGAAASMVANPLWGMLSDRLGRRRPIFVAGTAIGVAGLVVLSAADTTPLMVTGWILVQVGLNGPMAALAALIGDRVPEGQRGTVGALFGVAQIIGVILGTAVAVAAGSTTLGYLAVAVAVPALGACLLIINREQPLRAPEKQKWHWPGGQFAWAWVIRFLLNLVNALVLVYLLYYLSDEVGVDDAATWVLIVTVVNVLFAGVFGFAGGVFSDRWEKRKAFVAAGAVILAVGTTLMAFVPVVPVVLVASVLVGIGWGAYIAVDMAVLTHVLPDPDTRATMLGVANVAGTLPQMLAPVLAAPIVTALGGYRTLYLVTAGFALLALALLPRLRAIH, from the coding sequence GTGACGCTTGTTGAAACACCGGTCCGCCGGTCATGGATGGTCGCTTACGCGCTCGCCATGATCGGCGTTGCCGCCGGTTGGTTCGGGCCGATCCAGATCCTGCTTCCCGAGCAGGCGGCCCACCTCGCCGGCGACGGCGGTAAAGAGGCGCTGCTCGCCCTGGTCACAGCCTGGGGCGCGGCAGCGTCCATGGTGGCCAATCCACTGTGGGGGATGCTGTCCGACCGCCTCGGCCGGCGCCGGCCGATCTTCGTGGCCGGCACCGCGATCGGTGTCGCCGGACTCGTCGTCCTCTCCGCGGCCGACACCACGCCACTGATGGTCACCGGCTGGATTCTGGTGCAGGTCGGCCTGAACGGCCCGATGGCCGCGCTGGCCGCGCTGATCGGCGACCGGGTGCCGGAGGGCCAGCGAGGCACGGTCGGCGCGCTCTTCGGCGTCGCCCAGATCATCGGCGTCATCCTCGGCACCGCGGTGGCGGTCGCCGCCGGTTCGACGACACTCGGTTACCTCGCGGTGGCCGTCGCCGTTCCCGCTCTCGGCGCCTGCCTGCTGATCATCAACCGGGAGCAGCCGCTCCGCGCCCCGGAGAAGCAGAAGTGGCACTGGCCGGGCGGGCAGTTCGCCTGGGCCTGGGTGATCCGCTTCCTGCTCAACCTGGTCAACGCCCTCGTCCTGGTCTACCTGCTCTACTACCTGTCGGACGAGGTGGGCGTCGACGACGCGGCCACCTGGGTGCTCATCGTGACCGTGGTGAACGTGCTGTTCGCCGGCGTCTTCGGCTTCGCCGGGGGAGTGTTCTCCGACCGCTGGGAGAAGCGGAAGGCCTTCGTCGCGGCCGGTGCGGTCATCCTCGCCGTCGGCACCACGCTGATGGCGTTCGTCCCGGTCGTGCCCGTGGTGCTGGTCGCATCGGTGCTGGTCGGCATCGGCTGGGGCGCCTACATCGCGGTCGACATGGCCGTGCTCACCCACGTACTCCCGGATCCCGACACCCGGGCCACCATGCTCGGCGTCGCCAACGTGGCCGGAACCCTGCCACAGATGCTCGCCCCGGTGCTGGCCGCGCCGATCGTCACCGCGCTCGGCGGCTACCGCACGCTCTACCTGGTCACCGCCGGTTTCGCACTGCTGGCGCTGGCTCTGCTACCCCGCCTCCGGGCGATCCACTGA
- a CDS encoding amidohydrolase family protein yields MTRKLVAGVLVLGLVGGLPTPASAASWTPAYDLEGACVTLQAFNGSTSIGYVWKDSVGYGFKSAVASAEPFRLEATQLGRYTLRDQDGAPAYQSVMNWVWAGSSYGDRADWTVTTDGSSYKFVSTATGQQAGSYLGGLGAGSATFKLAPASGCAANPDIATGVSGTPAPGVDANGKLVGWIDAHAHITAGEAFGGALHCGDAYAPGGVTVALKGCASHGTLGWGALLEAIIAGTDPINSAEDGWPTFGDWPQYDTLLHEASYFRSLERTWKSGQRVLNVLLVANRVICELTPEHTSCNEMDQIRAQALYLQKMQDYVDARSGGPGKGWFRLAKTPAEVRSIAAQGKLAVTIGVENSEIFNCREIKNVPQCTTADIDAGLNELQSLGVSGLYPVHKFDNAFGGTRFDEGVTGAAINVGNLISTGHWWQATSCTGPSDNEQPLVSDDIAKLLELGVGLPAGTVLPVYPSGKICNTRGLTDLGTYLIKAMMNRGMIIHIDHMGVKTASAVLDLAEQAKYPGVASVHTWADPALINRTLGVGGFVASYAFAAHDDGQGTPTFLDEWRTHRALANGSKITGYGVGTDVNGLGPQAAPRLDAASSPLKYPFTATNGTTVAKQVYGTRTFNLNTDGVAQYGLYADWVTDLIDQAGSDGPLLKSQLLSGAEAYTVMWERSRA; encoded by the coding sequence GTGACTCGTAAGCTGGTCGCGGGCGTCTTGGTGCTCGGCCTCGTCGGTGGGCTGCCCACGCCTGCCAGCGCCGCGAGCTGGACGCCCGCCTATGACCTGGAGGGCGCTTGCGTCACCCTCCAGGCTTTCAACGGTTCGACCTCGATCGGCTATGTCTGGAAGGACTCGGTCGGGTACGGCTTCAAGAGCGCTGTCGCCAGTGCGGAGCCATTCCGGCTGGAGGCCACCCAGCTCGGCCGGTACACACTCCGCGACCAGGACGGCGCTCCGGCCTACCAGAGCGTGATGAACTGGGTGTGGGCCGGCTCCTCGTACGGCGACCGCGCCGACTGGACGGTCACCACCGACGGCAGCAGCTACAAGTTCGTCAGCACCGCGACCGGTCAGCAGGCCGGCTCCTACCTCGGTGGGCTCGGTGCCGGCAGCGCCACCTTCAAACTCGCCCCGGCCAGTGGCTGCGCCGCCAACCCGGACATCGCGACAGGCGTCAGCGGCACCCCGGCCCCCGGGGTCGACGCCAACGGCAAGCTGGTCGGCTGGATCGACGCGCACGCGCACATCACCGCCGGTGAGGCGTTCGGCGGGGCACTGCACTGCGGGGACGCGTACGCGCCGGGTGGTGTCACGGTCGCCCTCAAGGGCTGCGCCTCGCACGGCACTCTCGGCTGGGGTGCCCTGCTGGAAGCGATCATCGCCGGTACCGACCCGATCAACTCGGCCGAGGACGGCTGGCCCACCTTCGGCGACTGGCCGCAGTACGACACGCTGCTGCACGAGGCCTCCTACTTCCGCAGCCTGGAACGGACCTGGAAGTCCGGGCAGCGTGTGCTCAACGTGCTGCTGGTGGCCAACCGGGTGATCTGCGAGCTCACCCCCGAGCACACCTCCTGCAACGAGATGGACCAGATCCGAGCGCAAGCGCTCTATCTCCAGAAGATGCAGGACTATGTGGACGCCCGCAGCGGCGGTCCGGGTAAGGGCTGGTTCCGGCTGGCGAAGACCCCGGCCGAGGTACGCAGCATCGCCGCCCAGGGCAAACTCGCCGTCACGATCGGCGTGGAGAACTCCGAGATCTTCAACTGCCGGGAGATCAAGAACGTCCCGCAGTGCACCACCGCCGACATCGACGCCGGGCTGAACGAGCTGCAGAGCCTGGGAGTCAGCGGCCTCTACCCGGTGCACAAGTTCGACAACGCGTTCGGCGGCACCCGGTTCGACGAGGGGGTCACCGGCGCCGCGATCAACGTCGGCAACCTGATCTCCACCGGCCACTGGTGGCAGGCGACCAGCTGCACCGGCCCGTCCGACAACGAGCAGCCCCTGGTCAGCGACGACATCGCCAAACTCCTCGAACTCGGCGTCGGTCTGCCCGCCGGTACGGTTCTCCCGGTCTACCCGAGCGGCAAGATCTGCAACACCCGTGGACTGACCGACCTCGGCACGTACCTCATCAAAGCGATGATGAACCGCGGCATGATCATCCACATCGACCACATGGGTGTGAAGACCGCGTCAGCGGTCCTCGACCTGGCCGAGCAGGCGAAGTACCCGGGCGTCGCCTCCGTGCACACCTGGGCCGACCCGGCTCTGATCAACCGGACGCTCGGCGTCGGCGGCTTCGTCGCCAGCTACGCCTTCGCGGCCCACGACGACGGCCAGGGGACGCCGACCTTCCTGGACGAGTGGCGCACCCACCGGGCGCTCGCCAACGGCTCGAAGATCACCGGGTACGGCGTCGGCACCGACGTGAACGGTCTGGGCCCGCAGGCGGCACCCCGTCTGGACGCCGCGTCCAGCCCGCTCAAATACCCGTTCACCGCGACCAACGGCACCACGGTCGCCAAACAGGTCTACGGCACCCGCACCTTCAACCTCAACACCGACGGCGTCGCCCAGTACGGGCTCTACGCCGACTGGGTCACCGACCTGATCGACCAGGCCGGATCCGACGGCCCGCTGCTCAAGTCTCAACTGCTCAGCGGCGCCGAGGCGTACACGGTGATGTGGGAAAGGTCCCGTGCGTGA
- a CDS encoding 1,4-dihydroxy-6-naphthoate synthase, with product MALSLAVSPCPNDTFVFHALVHGLIPGAPPVDLTFADVDVTNTAALDGTFDLVKVSYAALPWLLDDYELLHCGGALGRGCGPLVLTNGRTDLDGATVAVPGDRTTAYLLFRLWAADQRPARIEVVPFHQIMPGVADGRFDAGLVIHEARFTYQRYGLTALVDLGEWWESDTGLPIPLGAILAKRGTVDPAEATGWIRESLRYGWRDRSASHDFILANAQEMEPAVVRQHIELYVNEFTLELGKDGLAAADALLGRAAAAGLTPAVPSFL from the coding sequence GTGGCGCTTTCTCTCGCTGTCTCACCGTGCCCCAACGACACCTTCGTCTTCCACGCGCTCGTGCACGGTCTCATCCCCGGCGCCCCGCCGGTCGACCTGACCTTCGCCGACGTCGACGTCACCAACACGGCCGCCCTCGACGGCACGTTCGACCTGGTCAAGGTCAGTTATGCGGCGCTGCCGTGGCTGCTCGACGACTACGAGCTGCTGCACTGCGGAGGGGCGCTGGGCCGAGGCTGCGGACCGCTCGTGCTGACCAACGGCCGCACCGACCTCGACGGCGCGACGGTCGCCGTCCCCGGTGACCGCACCACGGCGTACCTTCTGTTCCGCCTGTGGGCTGCCGACCAGCGACCGGCCCGCATCGAGGTGGTCCCGTTCCACCAGATCATGCCCGGGGTCGCCGACGGCCGCTTCGACGCCGGCCTGGTCATCCACGAGGCCCGGTTCACCTACCAGCGGTACGGTTTGACCGCTCTGGTCGACCTCGGCGAGTGGTGGGAGAGCGACACCGGCCTGCCCATCCCGCTCGGCGCCATCCTGGCCAAACGCGGCACCGTCGACCCGGCCGAGGCGACCGGCTGGATCCGCGAGTCGCTGCGGTACGGCTGGCGCGACCGGTCCGCCAGCCACGACTTCATCCTCGCCAACGCGCAGGAGATGGAGCCCGCGGTGGTCCGCCAGCACATCGAGCTCTACGTCAACGAATTCACCCTGGAACTGGGCAAAGACGGACTCGCCGCCGCCGACGCCCTGCTCGGGCGCGCGGCGGCGGCGGGTCTCACGCCTGCTGTGCCGTCGTTCCTGTGA
- a CDS encoding cold-shock protein — MPTGRVKWYDATKGFGFVTSDEGGDVFLPKGALPAGVTELKTGQRIEFGVVDSRKGAQAMGVKLLDAPPSLAELRRRPADELASMIEDMIKVLESSVQPSLQRGRYPDKKTSLKIAQLVHAVAREFEI, encoded by the coding sequence GTGCCCACGGGTCGAGTGAAGTGGTACGACGCTACGAAGGGGTTCGGTTTCGTCACCAGTGATGAGGGCGGAGACGTTTTCCTTCCCAAGGGCGCGCTGCCGGCGGGGGTCACGGAGTTGAAAACCGGGCAGCGGATCGAGTTCGGCGTCGTCGACAGCCGGAAGGGCGCGCAGGCCATGGGTGTGAAGCTCCTGGACGCCCCGCCGTCCCTGGCCGAGTTGCGCCGCCGCCCGGCGGACGAGTTGGCCAGCATGATCGAAGACATGATCAAGGTCCTGGAGAGCTCGGTGCAGCCGTCGCTGCAGCGAGGTCGCTACCCGGACAAGAAGACCTCGCTGAAGATCGCGCAGCTGGTGCACGCGGTCGCCCGCGAGTTCGAGATCTAG
- a CDS encoding HAD family hydrolase has product MTDTPAVGFDLDMTLIDSRPGIRAAYRELTARTGVFVDADLAVSRLGPPLRAELRHWFPADQVEAAVTTYRGLYPEFAITPSVPTPGAVEALEAVRAAGLRVVVVTSKLGRLAGLHLDHLGMRADELAGDLFAEGKASALVEHGVRWYVGDHTADMVAARTAGVPGVGVTTGPCSESELRAAGASYILSDLTVFPALLSEIAVGPEASAR; this is encoded by the coding sequence GTGACTGACACTCCGGCGGTCGGTTTCGACCTGGACATGACCCTGATCGACTCCCGTCCGGGCATCCGGGCGGCGTATCGGGAGCTCACCGCCCGGACCGGCGTCTTCGTCGACGCGGATCTCGCGGTGTCGCGGCTCGGCCCGCCACTACGTGCCGAGCTGCGGCACTGGTTCCCGGCGGACCAGGTCGAGGCGGCGGTCACCACCTATCGCGGGCTCTATCCGGAGTTCGCGATCACCCCCAGCGTGCCCACGCCCGGCGCGGTCGAGGCGCTCGAAGCGGTGCGGGCGGCGGGTCTGCGGGTCGTGGTGGTGACCTCGAAACTCGGCCGGCTGGCCGGCCTGCACCTCGATCACCTGGGCATGCGGGCCGACGAGCTGGCCGGTGACCTGTTCGCCGAGGGCAAGGCGTCCGCGCTGGTGGAGCACGGTGTGCGGTGGTATGTGGGTGATCACACAGCGGACATGGTGGCGGCCCGCACCGCGGGTGTGCCGGGTGTCGGTGTGACTACCGGCCCGTGCTCGGAGTCGGAGTTGCGGGCGGCCGGTGCTTCGTACATCTTGTCCGATCTGACCGTGTTCCCGGCGTTACTCAGTGAGATTGCAGTTGGGCCGGAGGCGTCGGCTAGATAG